A DNA window from Paraclostridium bifermentans contains the following coding sequences:
- a CDS encoding DUF4097 family beta strand repeat-containing protein produces MKIKTIVKVCVLAIGVGFIFTGMGYAFNKNVFIENKKIIDSDNSTSEEYLVDSKQIEEFKNINIETDLNSIEIIPSNQYKLDLKYKKDYINIKYKVENETLSIKEEKIKSDTYNLEYYKKNKDSSIRIYIPKGSKLNNLSASSNISNIHLNELNADNMDLSCDTGNINIDKCKVDKLSIITATGSINVNELDSLDSKFKSNMGNINILNSSIKENLELSNNLGHTKFKGKILGNINVSNNLGNIELDIDKNESEYNYNLKTDSGNIIINDEVKSRKFTKDNKSEFNMNLKCNSGNINLKLK; encoded by the coding sequence ATGAAAATAAAAACTATAGTTAAGGTATGTGTACTTGCTATTGGAGTTGGATTTATATTTACTGGAATGGGGTATGCTTTTAACAAAAATGTATTTATAGAAAATAAAAAAATTATCGATAGTGATAATTCTACTAGTGAAGAATATTTAGTTGATAGTAAGCAAATAGAAGAGTTTAAAAATATAAATATAGAAACAGATTTAAATAGTATTGAAATCATACCATCAAATCAGTATAAATTAGATTTAAAATATAAAAAGGATTATATAAATATAAAATATAAAGTAGAAAATGAAACTTTGAGTATAAAAGAAGAAAAAATTAAAAGTGATACATACAACTTAGAATACTATAAAAAGAATAAAGATAGTAGTATCAGGATATATATACCTAAAGGATCAAAATTAAATAATTTAAGCGCATCGTCAAATATATCTAACATACACTTAAATGAACTCAATGCAGATAATATGGATTTAAGTTGTGATACAGGAAATATAAACATAGATAAATGCAAGGTAGACAAATTAAGCATTATAACTGCAACAGGGAGCATAAATGTAAATGAATTAGATAGCCTAGATTCCAAATTTAAGAGCAATATGGGAAACATAAATATATTAAACAGTAGTATAAAGGAAAATTTAGAACTGAGTAATAATTTGGGACATACTAAATTTAAAGGTAAAATTTTAGGCAATATTAATGTTTCTAATAATTTAGGAAATATTGAGCTTGATATAGATAAAAATGAATCTGAATATAACTATAATTTGAAGACTGATAGTGGGAATATAATTATAAATGATGAAGTTAAAAGTAGAAAGTTTACAAAAGACAATAAGTCCGAATTTAATATGAATTTAAAATGTAACTCTGGAAATATAAATTTAAAATTAAAATAG
- a CDS encoding 2-oxoacid:acceptor oxidoreductase family protein: MRKEVRLSGSGGQGLILAGIILAEGAILSNLNSVQTQSYGPEARGGASKAEVIISDGEINFPKVREADILLSLTQKSFVEYSHTIKKDGIIIIDSTVDEKNIDTKNAKVIKVPIINSSKEKLGKVMVANIVALGVISETIEGVDNEMLKKAILARVPKGTEELNENAFELGRSLVSYAY, encoded by the coding sequence ATGAGAAAAGAGGTAAGACTTAGTGGATCAGGAGGACAAGGACTGATTTTAGCTGGTATAATACTTGCAGAAGGAGCTATATTATCAAACTTAAACTCTGTTCAAACTCAATCATATGGTCCCGAAGCTAGAGGTGGAGCAAGTAAAGCTGAAGTTATAATAAGTGATGGTGAAATTAATTTCCCTAAAGTTAGAGAAGCTGATATATTATTGAGTTTAACTCAAAAATCTTTTGTTGAATATTCACATACTATAAAAAAAGATGGGATTATTATTATAGATTCCACTGTGGATGAAAAAAATATAGATACAAAAAATGCAAAAGTAATTAAAGTTCCTATCATAAATAGTAGTAAAGAAAAATTAGGAAAAGTTATGGTAGCAAATATTGTAGCACTAGGAGTTATAAGTGAAACAATAGAAGGTGTAGATAATGAAATGTTAAAAAAAGCTATATTAGCTAGAGTTCCAAAAGGCACAGAAGAACTTAATGAAAATGCTTTCGAGCTTGGGAGATCACTGGTTAGTTATGCATATTAA
- the surE gene encoding 5'/3'-nucleotidase SurE, giving the protein MNILITNDDGIYADGILELAKTISDIANVYIVAPHTQRSATGHAITIHDPIIIKEEHISDNIKSYSISGTPADCVKVGIETILKDIEIDLVLSGINNGANLGTDVIYSGTVSAAIEGLIQKKPSISISYDGFDVSKDNYKNASIYVKSIVQNLTSNMDIFTDCILNINIPDSEIQGYKITKLGVREYDNVIEERKSPYGKRYVWIGGQVRKLDQEKDSDIQAIDEGYISITPINIDMTNYKKIDVLNNINLL; this is encoded by the coding sequence ATGAATATATTAATCACTAACGATGATGGTATTTATGCTGATGGAATTCTAGAACTTGCTAAAACTATAAGTGATATAGCTAATGTTTATATAGTAGCTCCTCATACTCAAAGAAGTGCTACGGGTCATGCCATAACAATTCATGATCCTATAATTATTAAAGAAGAACATATATCAGACAACATAAAATCATACTCTATAAGCGGAACACCTGCTGACTGTGTTAAGGTAGGCATTGAAACCATTTTAAAAGATATTGAAATTGATTTAGTTTTAAGTGGGATAAACAATGGAGCTAATTTAGGTACGGATGTAATTTACTCAGGGACTGTTTCAGCAGCCATTGAAGGACTTATACAGAAAAAACCATCAATATCTATATCATATGATGGGTTTGATGTATCAAAAGATAATTACAAAAATGCATCTATTTATGTAAAAAGCATAGTCCAAAACTTAACAAGTAACATGGATATATTTACTGATTGTATCTTAAATATAAATATACCAGATAGTGAAATTCAAGGGTATAAAATAACTAAATTGGGTGTAAGGGAGTACGACAATGTAATAGAGGAAAGAAAAAGCCCTTATGGAAAAAGATATGTTTGGATTGGTGGGCAAGTAAGAAAGCTTGATCAAGAAAAAGATAGTGATATACAAGCTATAGACGAAGGATATATTTCTATAACTCCAATAAATATAGATATGACTAACTATAAAAAAATTGATGTTTTAAACAATATAAATTTATTATAA
- a CDS encoding deoxycytidylate deaminase, translating into MRILFTEWAMNIAEQTKVRSTCVSRQVGAVICMDKQIISTGYNGAPSGAIHCTDIGYCERRKRGIPSGQGLELCRAGHAEANAITQCAKNGTSCNGAVLYVTTQPCVFCCIALIQAGIKKVVFKGEYPTGLGLQLLEESGVEYIKYEDELESERKSVELKQLSESKRIEEFLSKPKKY; encoded by the coding sequence ATGAGGATACTATTTACAGAGTGGGCTATGAATATAGCTGAGCAAACTAAAGTTAGAAGTACTTGTGTATCTAGGCAAGTAGGGGCAGTTATATGCATGGATAAACAAATAATAAGTACAGGTTATAATGGAGCTCCTTCTGGGGCTATTCACTGTACAGATATAGGATATTGTGAGAGAAGAAAAAGAGGTATACCTTCAGGCCAAGGTCTTGAATTATGTAGAGCTGGTCATGCAGAGGCTAATGCCATTACACAATGTGCTAAAAATGGAACTAGTTGTAATGGTGCAGTTTTATATGTAACAACTCAACCTTGCGTGTTTTGTTGTATAGCATTAATACAAGCTGGTATTAAAAAGGTTGTATTTAAAGGAGAGTACCCTACTGGACTAGGCCTTCAACTTTTAGAAGAGTCTGGTGTTGAGTATATAAAATATGAAGATGAACTAGAAAGTGAAAGAAAATCTGTTGAATTAAAACAACTAAGCGAATCCAAAAGAATAGAAGAATTTTTGTCAAAGCCAAAAAAATATTAA
- a CDS encoding 2-oxoacid:ferredoxin oxidoreductase subunit beta, protein MPSSVVENNFRANRLPHIWCPGCGHGILMRSIAVAIDELGLDKDNVCVVSGIGCSSRASGYLDFNTLHTTHGRAIPFATGVKFANPDMHVIVVTGDGDCTAIGGNHLIHACRRNIDITTIVFNNNIYGMTGGQYSPTTNTNDFATTAPYGNIDKPFDICELSKGAGATFVARGTAYHAKQMIEYIKKGIVHKGFSIIEGMSLCPTYYGRKNKKGSAVALMNILKDNYVDVALKDKLPEEKLENKQFFGIFKSEKMPEYTEEYKKIINRVK, encoded by the coding sequence ATGCCAAGTAGCGTTGTAGAAAATAATTTTAGAGCAAATAGGTTACCACATATATGGTGTCCTGGATGTGGACATGGTATCCTTATGAGATCTATTGCGGTTGCTATAGACGAATTAGGTTTAGATAAGGATAACGTATGTGTAGTATCGGGCATAGGCTGTTCATCTAGGGCATCTGGATATTTAGACTTTAATACTTTGCATACAACACACGGTAGAGCTATACCATTTGCTACAGGTGTAAAATTTGCAAATCCAGATATGCATGTAATTGTTGTAACTGGAGATGGAGACTGTACAGCAATAGGTGGTAATCACCTTATACATGCGTGCAGAAGAAACATAGATATAACTACAATTGTTTTTAATAATAATATATATGGTATGACTGGAGGTCAGTACTCGCCAACTACTAATACTAATGACTTTGCTACAACAGCGCCTTATGGTAACATTGATAAACCGTTTGATATATGTGAGCTATCAAAAGGGGCAGGGGCTACATTTGTAGCTAGAGGAACTGCATATCATGCAAAACAAATGATAGAATACATAAAAAAAGGTATTGTTCACAAAGGATTTTCTATCATTGAAGGTATGAGTTTATGCCCTACTTACTATGGTAGAAAAAATAAAAAAGGATCAGCTGTAGCACTTATGAATATTTTAAAAGACAATTATGTTGATGTTGCATTAAAAGATAAACTGCCTGAAGAAAAGCTTGAAAATAAGCAATTCTTCGGTATATTTAAAAGCGAAAAAATGCCAGAGTATACAGAAGAATATAAAAAAATAATAAATAGGGTAAAGTGA
- a CDS encoding pseudouridine synthase has product MRINKYIASCGIASRRKAEELIVENRVKVNGKIVNELSFQINEAEDKVEVDGKAIGLEEELVYIMLNKPEGYVTTVKDQFDRKSVIDLVKGVGARVYPIGRLDYETSGLLLLTNDGDLTYKLTHPKHEVDKTYVATVKGIPNESEINNFEKGLYIEDYKTAPAKIKIVKKNIEKNYAVCEIKIHEGRNRQVRKMCRAINHPVMNLRRKAMGKIVLKDVEIGQYRYLTNDEVNYLKKLK; this is encoded by the coding sequence ATGAGAATTAATAAATATATAGCATCTTGCGGAATTGCATCAAGAAGAAAAGCAGAAGAGTTGATAGTTGAAAATCGTGTTAAAGTAAATGGAAAAATAGTAAATGAATTATCATTTCAAATAAATGAAGCTGAAGATAAGGTAGAAGTAGATGGAAAGGCAATTGGATTAGAAGAAGAATTAGTATATATTATGCTAAATAAACCGGAAGGATATGTTACAACTGTAAAAGATCAGTTTGACAGAAAAAGTGTTATAGACTTAGTAAAAGGTGTTGGAGCTAGAGTGTATCCAATTGGAAGGTTAGACTATGAAACAAGTGGATTACTACTGTTAACTAATGATGGGGATTTGACATATAAGTTGACTCACCCTAAGCATGAAGTTGATAAAACTTATGTTGCAACAGTAAAAGGGATTCCAAATGAATCTGAAATTAACAATTTTGAAAAAGGATTATATATAGAAGATTACAAAACAGCTCCTGCTAAGATAAAAATAGTTAAAAAAAATATTGAAAAAAATTACGCTGTTTGTGAAATAAAAATACATGAAGGTAGAAATAGACAGGTAAGAAAAATGTGCAGAGCTATAAATCATCCTGTTATGAACTTAAGAAGAAAAGCTATGGGTAAAATTGTATTAAAGGATGTGGAGATAGGTCAATACAGATATTTAACTAATGACGAGGTAAATTATTTAAAGAAATTAAAGTAA
- a CDS encoding MurR/RpiR family transcriptional regulator: MNETKDFKDSKQLIDDIQKQYPRLSKGQKLIAQYLISSYDKVAFMTASKLGEEVGVSESTVVRFANALGFSGYPKLQDALQELIKNKLTTVQRVEMNQEYSDDCKILSKVLKSDIDNIKDTLENLDERMFQQASDKLLNARKIYILGMRSSFSIAQYLGFYLDIILDNVHIIRMDMGDAFEQVVRITEEDVVVAISFPRYSKKSYQVVDYARSKGAHIISMTDSLFAPIATVADTTLLVKSNMASFVDSLVPALSLSNALVVSIGMKEKDDIKEYFDDLEKIWEKFSVYE, translated from the coding sequence ATGAACGAAACTAAAGATTTTAAAGATAGCAAACAACTAATTGATGACATTCAAAAGCAATATCCAAGACTTAGTAAAGGGCAAAAACTTATAGCTCAATATTTAATATCAAGTTACGATAAAGTTGCATTTATGACTGCGTCTAAACTTGGAGAAGAAGTTGGAGTAAGTGAGTCTACGGTAGTAAGATTTGCAAATGCTTTAGGATTTTCAGGGTACCCTAAACTACAAGATGCTCTTCAAGAACTTATAAAAAATAAGTTAACAACTGTGCAAAGAGTAGAAATGAATCAAGAGTATTCAGATGACTGTAAAATTTTAAGCAAAGTTTTAAAAAGTGATATAGACAATATAAAGGACACTTTAGAAAACTTAGATGAAAGAATGTTCCAACAAGCTTCTGACAAGCTTTTAAACGCTAGAAAAATATATATTTTAGGTATGAGAAGTTCGTTTAGTATAGCTCAATACTTAGGTTTTTATTTAGATATCATATTAGATAATGTTCACATTATAAGGATGGATATGGGAGATGCGTTTGAGCAGGTTGTAAGAATAACAGAAGAAGATGTTGTTGTTGCCATAAGTTTCCCTAGATATTCAAAGAAAAGCTATCAAGTAGTAGATTATGCAAGAAGTAAGGGCGCACATATTATATCTATGACAGATAGTTTATTCGCTCCGATTGCTACAGTTGCAGATACAACACTTTTAGTAAAAAGCAATATGGCATCATTTGTTGATTCTCTTGTTCCAGCACTGAGCTTATCTAATGCTCTTGTGGTATCTATAGGAATGAAAGAAAAAGATGATATAAAAGAATACTTTGATGATTTAGAAAAAATTTGGGAGAAGTTTTCTGTCTATGAATAA
- the gltS gene encoding sodium/glutamate symporter, whose product MFEFSKELGMMTMNLDMVQSLTFTTIVLLIGSFIKSKVNILQKYCIPAPVVGGFSFAIISFVLRQTGVIAIVFDTTLQAILMTAFFTTVGFTASFKALRKGGLGVIKFLIVAVLLVLTQDIIGVLSAKAIGVNPLLGLISGSVSMTGGHGSSGAFGPLMEAQGLNGALSIAMACATFGLVAGSIIGGPIANRLVEKYNLGNKDDEYDNLIELESAGLDSNTSACEVNLPKLSEQSLVSGAIQIIIAMGLGTLISAGFSSVGITMPSYIGAMLIAAVMRNISDIKGAWKTPENELSSIGGICLSLFLSMAMCSLKLWELVDLAVPIIILLSIQTILMILFAYFVTFRIMGKDYTAAVLAAGHCGFGMGATPNGIANMESVASKFGPCQSAFFILPLVGALFIEFFNSAVITTFINLL is encoded by the coding sequence ATGTTTGAATTTTCAAAAGAATTAGGAATGATGACTATGAACTTAGATATGGTTCAAAGTCTTACATTTACAACAATAGTACTTCTTATAGGTTCTTTTATTAAATCTAAGGTTAATATATTGCAAAAATATTGTATACCGGCACCAGTTGTAGGAGGTTTTTCTTTTGCGATTATCTCATTTGTTTTAAGACAGACAGGAGTAATTGCTATAGTGTTTGATACAACTCTACAAGCAATTTTAATGACTGCGTTTTTTACAACTGTAGGATTTACGGCAAGCTTTAAAGCTTTAAGAAAAGGTGGATTAGGAGTAATAAAATTTTTAATTGTTGCCGTTTTATTAGTATTAACTCAAGATATAATTGGTGTTTTATCGGCAAAAGCTATTGGGGTTAACCCTTTACTTGGACTTATATCAGGGTCAGTTTCAATGACAGGAGGACATGGATCATCTGGAGCGTTTGGACCTCTTATGGAAGCTCAAGGATTAAATGGAGCTCTCAGTATAGCGATGGCTTGTGCAACATTTGGATTAGTGGCTGGAAGTATTATAGGGGGACCTATTGCAAACAGATTAGTAGAAAAATATAATTTGGGAAATAAAGATGATGAGTATGATAACTTAATAGAGTTAGAATCTGCGGGACTAGACTCTAACACAAGTGCATGCGAAGTAAATTTACCAAAATTATCTGAGCAAAGTTTAGTAAGTGGAGCTATACAAATTATAATAGCTATGGGATTAGGTACTTTAATTTCTGCAGGGTTTTCTAGTGTAGGAATTACTATGCCTAGTTATATAGGTGCTATGTTAATTGCAGCTGTAATGAGAAATATATCGGATATAAAAGGAGCGTGGAAGACTCCTGAAAATGAACTTTCTAGTATTGGCGGGATATGTTTATCTTTATTTTTATCAATGGCGATGTGTAGTTTAAAACTTTGGGAGCTTGTAGATTTAGCAGTGCCTATAATTATCTTATTAAGTATACAAACTATTTTAATGATTTTGTTTGCATATTTTGTAACATTCAGAATAATGGGGAAAGACTATACAGCAGCAGTATTAGCTGCAGGACATTGTGGATTTGGAATGGGAGCTACTCCAAATGGAATAGCTAATATGGAATCAGTTGCAAGTAAGTTTGGGCCTTGTCAAAGTGCATTTTTCATATTACCATTGGTTGGAGCTTTATTTATAGAATTCTTCAATTCTGCAGTTATCACTACGTTTATAAATTTACTATAA
- a CDS encoding ArsR/SmtB family transcription factor, whose product MSYEEIFKALADKKRLEILRTLNKKGSTCVCKLVDEFELSQSKLSYHLKLLLDNNLIVKISQGKWNYYDINKETLKNVLNENIIEEILK is encoded by the coding sequence ATGAGTTATGAAGAGATATTTAAAGCTCTAGCTGATAAAAAAAGGTTAGAGATACTTAGAACTTTAAATAAAAAAGGTAGCACTTGTGTGTGTAAGTTAGTAGATGAGTTTGAACTTTCTCAGTCAAAACTGTCATATCATTTAAAATTGTTACTTGATAATAATCTTATAGTCAAAATTTCTCAAGGAAAATGGAATTATTATGATATAAATAAAGAAACTTTAAAGAATGTGTTAAACGAAAATATAATAGAAGAAATTTTAAAGTAA
- a CDS encoding 2-oxoacid:acceptor oxidoreductase subunit alpha, producing the protein MHKKVKLLQGNEACVHGALYAGMKFFAGYPITPSTEVAEISSYMLPKVGGKFIQMEDEIASMAATIGASLTGLKSMTATSGPGFSLKQENIGYASLAEIPCVIVNVQRCGPSTGLPTSPAQADLMQAKWGTHGDHPIIALSPISVRDTFDLTVKAFNFSEKYRTPVILLLDEVIGHMREKVELPTENELEIYDRKKVKANKDEYKIYDQTTLVPPMANFSDGYRYHVTGLMHDETGFPTNSTAQTKKLMDRLMDKINKNLDDILLYEEYKMDDCEELFITFGCMSRCTKDAVDTLRSKGVKAGLFTIKTVWPFPEEKVKELSKHVQNIYVPELNYGQMIQEVQRVCNSDCNIVGINKYNGEIITPEDIVDKVMEVVKCQVAL; encoded by the coding sequence ATGCATAAAAAAGTAAAATTGTTACAAGGAAATGAAGCTTGTGTACATGGTGCATTATATGCTGGGATGAAATTCTTTGCAGGTTATCCGATAACACCATCTACCGAAGTAGCTGAAATTTCATCATATATGTTACCAAAAGTTGGTGGCAAATTTATACAAATGGAAGACGAAATTGCATCCATGGCAGCAACGATTGGAGCTTCTTTAACAGGACTCAAATCAATGACAGCAACTAGTGGACCAGGGTTTTCACTTAAACAAGAAAATATAGGATATGCATCACTTGCAGAAATTCCATGTGTGATAGTAAATGTACAAAGATGTGGTCCTAGTACGGGGCTTCCTACATCTCCGGCACAAGCTGATTTAATGCAAGCTAAGTGGGGAACTCATGGAGATCACCCAATAATAGCATTATCTCCAATAAGTGTTAGAGATACATTTGATTTAACAGTTAAGGCTTTTAATTTCTCAGAAAAATATAGAACACCTGTAATATTGTTATTAGATGAAGTTATAGGACATATGAGAGAAAAAGTTGAATTGCCTACTGAAAATGAACTTGAAATATACGATAGAAAAAAAGTTAAAGCAAATAAAGATGAATACAAAATATACGATCAAACAACTCTAGTGCCGCCAATGGCAAACTTCTCAGATGGATACAGATATCACGTAACAGGTCTTATGCACGATGAAACAGGATTCCCAACAAATAGCACAGCACAAACTAAAAAACTTATGGATAGATTAATGGATAAAATTAATAAAAATCTAGATGATATATTGCTTTACGAAGAATATAAAATGGATGATTGCGAAGAGTTATTTATAACTTTTGGATGTATGAGTAGATGTACAAAAGACGCAGTTGATACATTAAGAAGTAAGGGAGTTAAAGCTGGATTATTTACTATAAAAACAGTTTGGCCATTCCCTGAAGAAAAAGTTAAAGAATTAAGTAAACATGTCCAAAATATATATGTTCCTGAATTAAATTATGGACAAATGATACAAGAGGTTCAAAGAGTTTGCAATAGTGATTGCAATATAGTTGGAATTAACAAGTACAATGGAGAAATTATAACACCGGAAGATATAGTTGATAAGGTTATGGAGGTGGTAAAATGCCAAGTAGCGTTGTAG
- a CDS encoding tRNA (mnm(5)s(2)U34)-methyltransferase: MMKVKYLTKVTDLNKVLLEDVINEGDIVIDATMGNGYDTKYLAEKVGENGFVYSFDVQEEAIKSTKKRLEKAGLIDRVNLILDGHQNMDMYVNKEVSCIMFNLGYLPRAKHQVITKPETTLEAIKKSLELLKPNGVVSIAIYTGHEGGMEEYDEVFGYVSKLDQSEYSVLNCNFVNQINHPPRLIMIEKKNNYI, translated from the coding sequence ATGATGAAAGTAAAATATTTAACTAAAGTAACTGACTTAAATAAGGTGCTATTAGAAGATGTTATAAACGAAGGCGATATAGTAATTGATGCTACTATGGGAAACGGATATGATACAAAATATCTTGCAGAAAAAGTGGGAGAAAATGGGTTTGTATATAGTTTTGATGTTCAAGAAGAAGCTATAAAAAGTACGAAAAAAAGATTGGAAAAAGCAGGACTTATAGATAGAGTAAATTTAATTTTAGATGGTCATCAAAATATGGACATGTATGTAAACAAAGAGGTAAGTTGTATTATGTTTAACTTAGGATATTTGCCAAGAGCTAAACATCAAGTTATAACAAAACCAGAAACAACATTAGAAGCTATTAAAAAAAGCTTAGAATTGTTAAAACCTAATGGGGTTGTAAGTATAGCTATTTATACAGGACATGAAGGTGGTATGGAAGAGTACGATGAAGTATTTGGATATGTAAGTAAACTAGATCAAAGTGAATATAGTGTACTAAACTGCAACTTTGTAAATCAAATAAATCATCCTCCAAGATTAATAATGATAGAAAAAAAGAATAACTATATATAA
- a CDS encoding HD domain-containing protein codes for MTHKKEFLKDIDMNKNFKTSLMVMKKIHKDSNMTTYILTDRSEEIKARISNKFKLKPGQVIEIESKKEPTMDEVKSVRIIEAGYELDDYLPKVKRPIQDILKEIEDISDEYIKSEEAKILNDYFFKDEEFLDKFKKGIGGVSMHHNYIGGLAEHTLGVMYLSKILCDRYNCKNKEVTILGAKLHDIGKLYELEYRGPFKYTLQGELEGHIAIGVQMIDKAINEINHEFSEDFIRRVKGCIIQHHGKLEYGSPRECNMEESFIINFADGIDATMNKINQIKDKNKSDGWSDYDRRLETRLYL; via the coding sequence ATGACTCATAAAAAGGAGTTTTTAAAAGATATAGATATGAATAAAAACTTTAAAACATCTTTAATGGTAATGAAAAAAATACATAAAGATAGCAATATGACAACTTATATACTTACAGATAGAAGTGAAGAAATCAAAGCTAGAATATCGAATAAGTTTAAGCTAAAGCCAGGTCAAGTTATAGAGATAGAAAGTAAAAAAGAACCTACTATGGATGAAGTCAAAAGTGTGAGAATAATAGAAGCTGGATATGAACTAGATGACTATTTACCAAAAGTAAAAAGACCGATACAAGATATTTTAAAAGAAATAGAAGATATAAGTGATGAATATATAAAATCTGAAGAAGCTAAGATATTAAATGATTATTTCTTTAAAGATGAAGAATTTTTGGATAAGTTTAAAAAGGGTATAGGTGGGGTATCAATGCATCATAACTATATAGGAGGTTTAGCAGAGCATACTCTTGGTGTTATGTATTTATCCAAGATACTTTGTGATAGATATAATTGCAAGAATAAAGAGGTAACGATATTAGGAGCGAAACTTCATGATATCGGCAAACTTTATGAATTAGAGTATAGAGGCCCATTTAAATACACTTTGCAAGGTGAGCTAGAAGGACACATAGCAATAGGTGTCCAAATGATAGACAAAGCTATAAATGAAATAAACCATGAATTTAGTGAAGATTTTATAAGGAGAGTTAAAGGTTGTATAATACAACATCATGGAAAACTTGAATATGGATCTCCTAGAGAATGTAATATGGAAGAGTCGTTTATTATAAACTTTGCAGATGGAATAGATGCAACTATGAATAAGATTAATCAGATCAAGGATAAAAACAAAAGTGATGGTTGGTCTGACTATGATAGAAGATTAGAAACTCGATTATATCTATAA
- a CDS encoding 4Fe-4S dicluster domain-containing protein produces MEKGKLTIDTNWCKGCGICVEYCPKKVLKLENNIISVEDIEKCILCGLCELRCPDYAIYISKDEK; encoded by the coding sequence TTGGAAAAAGGAAAACTTACAATAGATACTAATTGGTGTAAAGGTTGCGGTATTTGTGTAGAATACTGTCCTAAAAAAGTTTTAAAATTAGAGAACAATATAATCTCTGTAGAAGATATAGAAAAATGTATACTTTGTGGATTATGTGAACTTAGATGTCCAGATTATGCTATTTATATATCTAAGGATGAAAAATAA